From Verrucomicrobia bacterium S94, the proteins below share one genomic window:
- a CDS encoding SDR family oxidoreductase, which yields MIEPGSKYVVMGILNTDSIAYATGKLIEELGGKVIWTAQNERMKKIFFDRGCKDLTQEEKDAMDFKYCDVTVDSEVEALFEEVGDIDGVLHSIGYANPKTCLGGEEMYTEASQDVLQGFHISAASLATVAHFAAPKMKNGGSIVTLSFEAGRPFPYYNWMGVNKAALEALVKALARNMGKDYIRVNAVSAGPLTTKAASSIPYFDHLAKTWDEISPLPWDTIEDKVEVANACVFMLGKYSKKITGQTLFVDGGANFIGGVLMDYEKPAK from the coding sequence ATGATTGAACCAGGAAGCAAATATGTGGTGATGGGTATTCTGAATACCGATTCCATCGCATATGCAACGGGGAAGTTGATTGAAGAGCTGGGCGGCAAGGTAATCTGGACAGCGCAGAATGAGCGCATGAAGAAAATCTTTTTCGACCGGGGTTGTAAAGATCTGACGCAGGAAGAGAAAGACGCTATGGATTTCAAATACTGCGACGTAACGGTCGATTCCGAGGTTGAAGCCCTTTTTGAGGAAGTCGGTGATATTGACGGAGTGCTGCACTCGATCGGGTATGCCAACCCGAAAACCTGTCTGGGCGGTGAGGAAATGTATACCGAAGCATCGCAGGATGTGTTGCAGGGGTTCCATATTTCCGCCGCCTCGCTGGCCACGGTAGCGCATTTCGCTGCTCCGAAGATGAAAAACGGGGGCTCGATTGTGACGCTGTCTTTTGAAGCCGGCCGGCCGTTTCCGTATTATAACTGGATGGGTGTGAACAAGGCGGCTCTGGAAGCGCTGGTTAAGGCGCTGGCGCGTAATATGGGTAAGGATTATATTCGTGTAAATGCCGTGTCTGCCGGTCCGCTGACGACGAAGGCGGCATCTTCAATTCCGTATTTTGACCATCTTGCGAAAACATGGGACGAAATCAGCCCGCTTCCGTGGGATACGATTGAAGATAAGGTGGAAGTGGCCAATGCCTGTGTTTTCATGCTTGGTAAATATTCGAAAAAGATCACCGGACAGACGTTGTTTGTGGACGGGGGTGCAAACTTTATCGGCGGAGTGCTGATGGATTACGAAAAACCTGCAAAGTAA
- the thiC gene encoding phosphomethylpyrimidine synthase ThiC: protein MIQEKHTYDDYGTDYPNSRKVYITGSRPDIRVPMREIRLTDTKRADGSVEENPPVMVYDTSGPMTDPNYTLDLEKGLPKLREAWIEERGDTVKVEARGFQPGDDGQGGDVNRMPFRSSDKTVRVAKTGANVSQMHYARKGIITPEMEFIAIRENLGRQEAFKSVYMKSEHDTGLLKQAQTAGMRSPHHQHPGQSFGANIPDFITPEFVRDEVAAGRAIIPANINHPEAEPMIIGRNFLVKVNANIGNSAVTSSIGEEVEKVQWSTLWGADTIMDLSTGENIHDTREWNLRNCPVPVGTVPIYQALQKVGERPEDLTWELFRDTLIEQAQQGVDYFTIHAGVRLRYVPMTAQRVCGIVSRGGSIMAKWCVSHHKESFLYENFHEICEICKQYDVSLSLGDGMRPGAIADANDEAQLGELETLGELTKMAWEHDVQVMIEGPGHVPLHGVKENMEWELDVCHEAPFYTLGPLTTDVAPGYDHITSGIGAANIGWYGCAMLCYVTPKEHLGLPNKEDVKTGVITYKIAAHAADLAKGFPGAQVRDNALSKARFEFRWEDQFNLALDPVTARSYHDSTLPGEEAKTAHFCSMCGPKFCSMRISEDVRQYAAEQGLSEEEAIEKGMQEKSQEFTEQGAEIYT from the coding sequence ATGATTCAGGAAAAGCATACGTATGACGACTATGGAACCGATTACCCCAATTCTCGTAAGGTTTATATCACCGGAAGTCGACCGGATATCCGGGTGCCGATGCGTGAAATCAGGTTGACGGATACAAAAAGAGCCGATGGATCGGTCGAGGAAAACCCGCCGGTGATGGTGTATGACACCAGCGGACCGATGACGGACCCGAATTACACGCTTGATCTTGAAAAAGGGCTGCCGAAACTGCGTGAGGCGTGGATTGAAGAGCGCGGCGATACCGTCAAAGTCGAAGCCCGTGGTTTTCAGCCGGGCGATGACGGGCAGGGCGGCGACGTCAACCGCATGCCGTTCCGGTCATCGGATAAAACGGTGCGTGTTGCGAAAACCGGGGCGAATGTTTCGCAGATGCATTATGCGAGAAAAGGCATTATTACGCCGGAGATGGAATTTATTGCAATCCGCGAAAACCTCGGCCGCCAGGAAGCTTTTAAATCGGTCTACATGAAATCCGAGCATGACACCGGTCTGCTGAAGCAGGCGCAGACCGCCGGTATGCGTTCTCCGCATCATCAGCATCCGGGTCAATCGTTCGGGGCCAATATTCCGGATTTTATTACGCCTGAATTTGTTCGTGACGAAGTGGCGGCGGGGCGTGCGATTATTCCGGCGAACATCAACCATCCGGAAGCGGAACCGATGATTATCGGCCGCAATTTTCTGGTGAAAGTTAATGCCAATATCGGTAATTCGGCGGTGACATCGAGTATCGGCGAAGAGGTTGAAAAAGTGCAGTGGTCGACGCTTTGGGGCGCGGATACGATTATGGATCTTTCCACTGGGGAAAATATTCATGATACGCGTGAATGGAATCTGCGTAACTGCCCGGTGCCGGTCGGTACGGTTCCGATTTATCAGGCATTGCAGAAAGTGGGTGAGCGGCCGGAGGATCTGACCTGGGAGCTGTTCCGTGATACGCTGATTGAGCAGGCTCAGCAGGGCGTCGACTATTTTACGATCCATGCCGGCGTTCGACTGCGTTATGTGCCGATGACGGCACAGCGGGTCTGCGGTATTGTCAGTCGTGGCGGATCGATCATGGCGAAGTGGTGTGTGTCGCATCATAAAGAGAGTTTTCTTTACGAAAATTTTCACGAAATCTGTGAAATCTGCAAACAGTACGACGTTTCGCTGTCGCTGGGCGACGGCATGCGCCCGGGAGCCATTGCCGATGCCAACGATGAAGCGCAGCTGGGCGAACTGGAAACGCTGGGTGAACTGACGAAGATGGCCTGGGAGCATGATGTGCAGGTGATGATTGAAGGTCCGGGCCATGTTCCGCTGCACGGCGTGAAGGAAAATATGGAGTGGGAACTGGATGTCTGCCACGAAGCTCCGTTTTACACGCTCGGTCCGCTGACCACCGATGTGGCACCGGGCTATGATCACATCACCAGCGGCATCGGCGCGGCGAATATCGGCTGGTACGGCTGCGCGATGCTTTGTTATGTGACGCCGAAGGAGCACCTGGGTCTGCCGAATAAAGAGGATGTGAAAACGGGTGTGATCACCTATAAAATCGCGGCTCATGCTGCGGATCTGGCGAAAGGGTTCCCCGGAGCGCAGGTGCGTGATAATGCACTGAGCAAAGCGCGGTTTGAATTCCGCTGGGAGGACCAGTTCAATCTGGCACTTGATCCGGTGACCGCGCGGTCGTACCACGATTCAACGCTGCCGGGCGAGGAGGCGAAAACCGCGCATTTCTGCTCCATGTGCGGGCCGAAGTTCTGCTCGATGCGGATCTCGGAAGACGTGCGTCAGTATGCCGCCGAACAGGGGCTCTCCGAAGAAGAGGCCATTGAAAAAGGGATGCAGGAAAAGTCGCAGGAATTTACCGAGCAGGGTGCCGAGATTTATACCTAG
- the bioB gene encoding biotin synthase BioB: protein MNWKAIGDRILDGGKITKEEALAVLESSNDELLEIVQAAYRIRLKYFGKTVSIHLLQNVKSGKCPEDCTFCSQSSKYKNDVERYSMQTVETIVNGAQAAVDRNAKRYCMVASSRAPSPKELEIICEATRQIKQKHPNLEICSSLGLLTEEKALQLKEAGVNRFNHNLETSENYFPEVVTTHDFEERIHTARVAKKVGLDLCCGGLYGMGESLQDRVDLAFALADLDVDSVPVNFLDPRPGTPFYGKPNPLSPNDCIRALCMMRFVCPSSEIRVAGGREKTLRGLQSLALYPANSIFTAGYLTTGGAEYEEDKQMIEDAGFEIEIQGAKEPANT, encoded by the coding sequence ATGAACTGGAAAGCAATTGGCGACCGCATACTGGACGGCGGTAAAATAACCAAGGAAGAGGCTCTTGCTGTTTTGGAATCCTCGAACGATGAACTGTTGGAGATCGTCCAGGCCGCTTACCGCATCCGCCTGAAATATTTCGGAAAAACCGTATCCATCCACCTGCTTCAGAATGTAAAGAGCGGAAAATGTCCCGAGGACTGCACCTTCTGCTCGCAGTCCTCCAAATACAAAAACGATGTCGAGCGTTACAGCATGCAGACCGTCGAGACCATCGTCAATGGAGCCCAGGCCGCCGTCGACCGCAATGCCAAACGCTACTGCATGGTCGCCAGCTCCCGCGCCCCGAGTCCGAAAGAACTTGAAATCATCTGCGAAGCTACCCGCCAGATTAAACAGAAACACCCGAACCTCGAAATCTGCTCCTCGCTCGGACTCCTCACCGAAGAAAAAGCTCTGCAGCTCAAAGAGGCCGGCGTCAACCGCTTTAACCACAACCTGGAAACCTCTGAAAACTATTTCCCGGAAGTGGTCACCACCCACGACTTTGAAGAACGAATCCATACCGCGCGCGTCGCTAAAAAAGTCGGTCTGGACCTCTGCTGCGGCGGCCTTTACGGTATGGGCGAAAGCCTGCAGGACCGCGTCGATCTCGCCTTTGCACTGGCCGACCTTGATGTCGATTCCGTACCGGTCAATTTTCTCGACCCGCGACCGGGCACACCGTTCTACGGAAAACCCAACCCGCTCAGCCCGAACGACTGCATCCGTGCGCTCTGCATGATGCGTTTTGTCTGTCCTTCATCCGAAATACGTGTAGCCGGCGGACGCGAAAAAACGCTGCGCGGCCTGCAGTCGCTCGCCCTCTACCCGGCCAACTCCATTTTCACCGCCGGTTACCTGACCACCGGCGGGGCGGAATATGAAGAAGACAAACAGATGATTGAAGATGCCGGATTTGAAATCGAAATTCAGGGCGCAAAAGAGCCCGCAAACACATAA
- a CDS encoding tRNA-dihydrouridine synthase: MNFWNSIDRPIIALAPMEDVTDTVLRELLLDVADPSAIHVVMTEFVSTDGLVHPKARKRIIHRLRVTDEERRLLKAKNVKIVAQIWGNTPENYQQVIREITDEMEFDGIDINMGCPVPKVVRRGCCSGLIGNPALAKEIIYAAKEASSLPVSVKTRIGLKTVQTEEWINHVLETDPAALTIHGRTQKQMSDGLADWSEIAKAVTIRDERGLNLPILGNGDIQSLEEARAKCKTFNLDGAMIGRGIFNNPWLFMEEQRERTKEEKLEMLWKHTELFDRVWQGSKNFHILRRYYSIYSKGFNGAAELRANLMRTESIEDVKLLLSSISDSVSR; the protein is encoded by the coding sequence ATGAACTTCTGGAATTCCATAGACCGCCCCATCATCGCCCTGGCACCGATGGAGGATGTCACCGACACCGTACTGCGCGAACTGCTGCTCGACGTCGCCGATCCGTCAGCCATTCACGTCGTGATGACCGAGTTCGTCTCAACCGACGGACTGGTTCACCCGAAAGCACGCAAACGGATCATCCACCGCCTCCGCGTAACCGACGAGGAACGACGACTGCTTAAAGCAAAAAACGTCAAAATCGTGGCGCAGATCTGGGGAAACACGCCGGAAAACTATCAGCAGGTGATTCGGGAAATCACCGACGAAATGGAATTCGACGGCATCGACATCAATATGGGGTGCCCCGTTCCCAAAGTGGTACGCCGCGGCTGCTGTTCAGGACTGATTGGGAATCCGGCACTCGCCAAAGAAATTATCTATGCCGCCAAAGAGGCCTCAAGCCTCCCCGTCTCCGTCAAAACCCGCATCGGCCTGAAAACGGTGCAGACTGAAGAGTGGATAAACCACGTTCTCGAAACCGATCCCGCCGCCCTCACCATCCACGGCCGCACGCAGAAACAGATGTCCGACGGATTGGCTGACTGGTCTGAAATCGCCAAAGCCGTAACCATTCGTGATGAACGCGGCCTGAATCTTCCAATCCTTGGCAACGGTGACATCCAGTCTCTGGAAGAAGCCCGCGCCAAATGCAAAACATTCAACCTCGACGGAGCGATGATCGGGCGCGGCATTTTCAATAATCCCTGGCTCTTCATGGAAGAGCAGCGCGAGCGCACCAAAGAGGAAAAACTCGAGATGCTGTGGAAACATACCGAGCTGTTCGACCGCGTCTGGCAGGGCTCAAAAAACTTTCACATCCTGCGCCGTTACTATTCCATCTATTCCAAAGGCTTCAATGGTGCGGCCGAACTCCGAGCCAACCTCATGCGCACTGAAAGTATTGAGGATGTAAAACTGCTACTGAGCAGTATCAGCGATTCTGTCTCCAGGTAA